The following nucleotide sequence is from Mucilaginibacter sp. cycad4.
ATGCCGGCTATACCCTGGTTACAGATTATAGCAAGTTAATGCGTGCTGATAACAACCTCAATAAAAATGAGTTTATTTTAACCATTAACTACGATGGCCTGCATACACAAAGCTACGGTGGCGCTACTTTTATGACACACGCGCCTGTAGGTGGCAGTATGCCTGCCGCTGATTTTGGAATTTCAGGTGGCTGGGCCGGTTTACGTACTACAAAAGCTTTTGTAAACCTGTTTCCGGGAGGCGCTTCAAGTGCTGATAAACGTGCCCAGTTTTATACTGATGGCCAGAATATCGATATCAATACAATAAGTAGTTTTACCGATGGCTACGCTATCAGTAAATTCAAAGATGTTAAGATAGACGGTGGTGCCCCGCAGAGTTTGGATTATGCAGATATGGACCTTCCTATTTTCCGTTTAGCCGAACAATATTTGATTTATGCCGAAGCTACAACACGTGGCGGTGGCGGTAATGCTGCACTTGCTTTAAGTTATGTTAACAAATTAAGGGCCCGTGCTTACCAAAGTGCTACCACCGGCCAGTTAACCGCGTTAACAACCGACCTGCTGCTTGATGAGAGAGGACGTGAACTGTATTGGGAAGGTTTCCGCCGTACCGACCTTGTACGTTATAAAAAGTTTGTTGAGGCTACCTACTTGTGGCCTTTTAAAGGCGGTTCAAAAGATGGCAAAGGTGTTGAAAGTTTCCGTACGGTATATCCGTTACCATCGGCAGATGTTACCGCTAACCCTAATCTGAAACAAAATACAGGATACTAATAATATACCGGGAGATGCTTTACAGGTATCTCCCGTAAAACCATAAAACCTAAAAAAGGATATGAAAAAAATATTTACCACGCTCCTGGCATTCGGCGGCATCGCACTGCTGATGCTGGCATCATGTAAAAAAGATGAAGTAAAGGTTGTAGCAAACGTAGGCAAGGTAGGCGCTTTAACATCAACAACAACCGCCCCCGAACTATCAAAGCCCAATGCTAATAATGATGCCGTTACTTTTAACTGGGTTGCAACCACGGTAACGGGCTATAATGCCCCTATCACCTATACTATACAGTTAGATGTAAAAGGCAATAATTTCAAAAACGCAAGGGAAGTAAGTACCGATAAGCTCACCCAAACACTAAAGGTAGGTGCACTTAACGATATGCTGACCGCACTGAAGCTATCTTATGATAACTCATCGCAGGTTGATGTCCGCATTAAATCATCTGCTGCCCCAAACCTGGCTGCCTCCTATTCAAATATCATTACATTAACTGTATTACCGTACCAGGGTACAGGTTATATTTATGTTCCGGGTGCCTACCAGGGCTGGGATCCGGCAACTGCCGATAGCCTTACTTCGCCAAATAATGATGGTGTATATGATGGTTATATCGGTTATCCTGCAGGCAAGCTTGAGTTTAAACTTACCCCTAAAAAGAACTGGGATTTGTCATATGGAGATGCAGGCAGCGGTAAGATAAGTACTACGGGCGGTAACCTTTCGGTACCTGCCGCAGGATATTATGCGTTGCACGCTGTTATTGACCAAAACGATAAAACCAAGGGCACATTTACCGCTACGCCTGTATTTTGGAGCATTATTGGTGATGCTACTCCGGGCGGCTGGAGCACTGATACCGATATGCTTTATGATGCTACCACCAAAACATGGAGTGTTACAGCTGCTTTAATTGGGGGCAAGGATCTGAAATTCAGGTTTAATCATAGCTGGGATTTAAACTTAGGCGGAACACCAGGTGCACTTACACCGGGCGGAGCTAATTATACAATATCTGCCGGAGGTACGTGCAAAATAGTATTAAATGCTAACGCCAACACCTTTACCATCACAAAACTTTAAGCGCAAAAACCGCAGTTGATTGATTTATTTATATGGCCCCGTATGGTGATTACCTGCGGGGCCTCTTTTTGATCTGAACCATGATTTTTTAGGATTTGAGGATTGGCAGGGTAGATGATGTCGATTAGAATGTGAAAAGTACATATCCTCATGGTCATCCTTAAATCCTAAAAATCATGGTTCAAAAAAAAGCGATGAGGTCATCCCTCATCGCTTTTCTGTTTTATGTTTTTATCTATGAACTATGATCCATTAACCATGAACCAAAAATGAACTTACCTGTTTGCTATATCCACGTACTCTTTACTGGTAGCACCAACGTAAATCTGGCGCGGGCGGCCGATAGGCTCTTTGTTTTCTTTCATTTCTTTCCACTGGGCAATCCATCCCGGTAAACGGCCAAGGGCAAACAACACAGTGAACATATCGGTTGGGAAACCTAATGCACGATAAATAATGCCTGAGTAAAAATCAACGTTAGGATAAAGTTTGCGCTCAACAAAGTATGGATCTTTTAGGGCAACCTCTTCCAGTTTTTTGGCTATTTCCAGTACCTCGTCATTAACTCCCAGCTTTTCTAAAATATCGTCGCAGGCTTTTTTGATGATCCTTGCACGCGGGTCAAAGTTTTTATAAACGCGGTGACCAAAACCCATTAAACGGAAAGGATCATTTTTGTCTTTAGCCTTGGCAATCCATTTATCAGTATCGCCGCCATCTTCTTTGATCTTCTCCAGCATTTCAATTACAGCCTGGTTGGCGCCGCCATGTAAGGGGCCCCAAAGCGCAGAAATACCTGCAGATACCGAAGCATAAATGTTAGAATCAGAAGAGCCAACAATACGAACAGTAGATGCTGAACAGTTTTGCTCATGATCGGCATGTAAGATCAACAGTTTGTTCATGGCATCCATAACAACCGGATCAATTTCTACTTCCTCTGTACGCTGACCAAAGGTCATGTGCAGGAAGTTGGTAACGTAATCG
It contains:
- a CDS encoding citrate synthase gives rise to the protein MAETAQLKIGDKTFELPVIEGTEGEKAIDISKLRDQTGYVTLDIGYKNTGATKSAITFLDGEQGILKYRGYPIEQLAEKSSFIEVAYLLIYGELPSAEKLKSFQYELSRHTLVHEDMKKFFDGFPSKSHPMGQLSSLVSALSAFYPESLKPSQTTEELNQSIIKMLAKMATVVSWIYKKSLGHPVIYPQNKYDYVTNFLHMTFGQRTEEVEIDPVVMDAMNKLLILHADHEQNCSASTVRIVGSSDSNIYASVSAGISALWGPLHGGANQAVIEMLEKIKEDGGDTDKWIAKAKDKNDPFRLMGFGHRVYKNFDPRARIIKKACDDILEKLGVNDEVLEIAKKLEEVALKDPYFVERKLYPNVDFYSGIIYRALGFPTDMFTVLFALGRLPGWIAQWKEMKENKEPIGRPRQIYVGATSKEYVDIANR
- a CDS encoding SusE domain-containing protein; this translates as MKKIFTTLLAFGGIALLMLASCKKDEVKVVANVGKVGALTSTTTAPELSKPNANNDAVTFNWVATTVTGYNAPITYTIQLDVKGNNFKNAREVSTDKLTQTLKVGALNDMLTALKLSYDNSSQVDVRIKSSAAPNLAASYSNIITLTVLPYQGTGYIYVPGAYQGWDPATADSLTSPNNDGVYDGYIGYPAGKLEFKLTPKKNWDLSYGDAGSGKISTTGGNLSVPAAGYYALHAVIDQNDKTKGTFTATPVFWSIIGDATPGGWSTDTDMLYDATTKTWSVTAALIGGKDLKFRFNHSWDLNLGGTPGALTPGGANYTISAGGTCKIVLNANANTFTITKL